A region from the Poecilia reticulata strain Guanapo linkage group LG12, Guppy_female_1.0+MT, whole genome shotgun sequence genome encodes:
- the LOC103474054 gene encoding uncharacterized protein LOC103474054 isoform X3 codes for MERSTKNPTLTKLISTSDLISSGHPKIYQLKTETKKFGALSKVTFGAKDTEQINKTILLVGETGSGKSSVVNVIFNHVMGVQFEDGLWFQIVDGREGETPDVIIYEICSFEGRILPYSITIIDTPGYGNTRGIKHDDVVTDRMRELFETENGVHVLHAVGLVMKATDNRLSDRLMYIFDSVMSLFGNDMQKNVVALITHSNGRTPRNPLQAIEAANLRCAKNDNNQPVYFLFNNQQSEDRADEAEYCKAADRISEKGMREFTAFVENSSAQKLRVTTEVMNERIRLTACIQNLLERIRQTEQKQTEIKQIHEGLKTREEEMKGKEVTIHVDEPYVTTEPIKGGHKWLIFYQGAVTCPVCEENCHKDGCTKTWLPEFCEVMRGGRCTVCSRRCPASVHVKGKWIYVNKTRRVEKTIQQVKHDCEHKTKFENQKHLVENLEKEMQELLEGKFKLVDEAYQHVVRLEQIALKVDSASINVHLDLLIEKTKEKGDARKVQKLEELKRKVDEGTKAALRYKNASQV; via the coding sequence gaCCAAGAATCCCACTCTGACCAAACTGATTTCCACTAGTGACTTAATCTCCTCAGGACATCCAAAGATCTAtcagctgaaaacagaaacaaagaagttTGGAGCTCTGTCCAAAGTGACTTTTGGAGCAAAAGACACTGAGCAGATTAATAAAACCATCTTACTTGTTGGTGAAACGGGGTCAGGAAAATCCTCTGTGGTCAATGTTATCTTCAACCATGTAATGGGAGTTCAGTTTGAGGACGGGCTCTGGTTTCAGATCGTAGACGGACGAGAAGGTGAAACCCCAGATGTGATCATATATGAGATCTGTAGCTTTGAAGGTAGGATTCTGCCCTATTCAATCACCATCATTGATACTCCTGGATATGGAAACACCAGAGGAATCAAGCATGACGACGTAGTCACTGACAGGATGCGTGAATTGTTTGAGACAGAAAACGGTGTTCACGTCCTTCATGCAGTGGGTCTGGTGATGAAGGCAACCGACAACAGACTGAGTGACAGATTGATGTACATCTTTGACTCGGTGATGTCTCTGTTTGGAAACGACATGCAGAAAAACGTTGTGGCTCTCATCACTCACTCAAATGGAAGAACACCTAGAAATCCTCTTCAAGCTATTGAAGCTGCAAACCTCAGATGTGCAAAGAATGACAACAATCAACCAGTTTATTTCTTGTTCAACAACCAGCAGAGTGAAGATCGCGCAGACGAAGCAGAGTACTGTAAAGCAGCCGATAGAATATCAGAGAAAGGAATGCGGGAGTTTACGGCCTTTGTTGAAAATAGTTCAGCTCAGAAGCTGAGAGTAACAACTGAAGTGATGAACGAACGCATCAGACTGACAGCCTGCATCCAGAACCTGCTGGAGAGAATCAGACAGACTGAACAGAAGCAGACGGAAATCAAACAGATTCACGAAGGGCTGAAGACGCGTGAAGAGGAGATGAAGGGAAAAGAGGTCACTATACATGTCGATGAGCCCTATGTTACTACAGAACCTATCAAAGGTGGACACAAGTGGCTCATCTTCTATCAAGGAGCTGTGACCTGCCCTGTCTGTGAGGAAAACTGTCACAAAGACGGATGCACCAAGACCTGGCTCCCTGAGTTCTGTGAGGTGATGAGAGGAGGCCGCTGCACCGTTTGCTCCAGAAGGTGTCCTGCATCAGTTCATGTTAAAGGAAAGTGGATATATGTGAACAAAACAAGGAGAGTTGAGAAGACGATACAACAGGTGAAACATGactgtgaacataaaacaaagtttgagaACCAGAAACATCTTGTGGAAAACCTCGAAAAGGAAATGCAGGAACTTTTGGAAGGAAAATTCAAACTTGTGGATGAGGCCTACCAACATGTCGTCAGACTGGAGCAGATTGCTCTCAAAGTTGATTCAGCGTCCATTAATGTCCACTTGGACCTCCTGATTGAGAAGACAAAGGAAAAGGGAGACGCAAGGAAAGTCCAGAAACTGGAGGAACTGAAGAGAAAAGTGGACGAAGGAACCAAAGCAGCACTAAGATACAAAAACGCTTCTCAAGTGTAG